From the Streptomyces sp. NBC_00091 genome, the window ATAGATCAGTGGCTGCCGGAACTGGCCGACCGGCGGGTGCTCAAGCGGCCCGACAGCCCGCTGGACGACACCGTGCCGGCGCGGCGTCCGATCACCGTGCGGGACCTGCTCACCTCTACCTGCGGGCTCGGGCTGGACACGACGGCGATGGGCTCCCCGATGATGAGCGCGTACTTCGAGCAGAGGGTCTACGGCGAGAACGGATGGATGCTGCCGGCAGTGGAGCCGGATGAGTGGATGCGCCGCCTGGGCACGCTGCCGCTGATGTACCAGCCCGGAGAGCGGTGGCTGTACAACGTCAGCGACGACGTGCTCGGGGTGCTGGTGGCCAGGGTCACCGGCCAGTCGTTCGAGGCGTTCCTGCGCGAGCGCATCTTCGATCCGCTGGGGATGAAGGACACCGGGTTCCACGTGCCCGCCGACAAGATTCACCGGCTGCCGCCCCTGTACGCCCCCGATCCGCAGACCGGAGAGTTCACCGTGGAGGACCAGGCCGAAGGGGGGCACCACAGCAAGCCCCCGGCGTTCCAGTCCAGCGGCGGCGGACTCGACTCGACCGTCGACGACTACCACGCCTACTTCCGGATGCTGCTCAACCACGGGAAGCACGGCACCGAGCGGATCCTGTCCCGGCCGGCCGTCAAGCTGATGACCACCAACCGTCTCACGCCCGAGCAGACAGCCGCCCTTCAGGCTTGGGCGCGCAGCGTCGTCCATCTGTCACACGGTCAGGGGCAGACCGGCGGCTGGGGCTTCGGGATGACGGTGCGCACCTACCGGGGTGACTACGCGCCCATCGGCCAGTTCGGCTGGGACGGCGGAGCCGGCACCACGACCTACGCCGACCCGGACAACCAGCTCGTCGGCATCCTGCTCACCCAGACCGGGATGTCCACCCCGGACTCGGCGCGGGCCATTCAGGATTTCTGGACCACCCTCTACCAGGCAATCGACGACTGACCTGCTTACCTGGTCGAGGTCGGTCCGGCAGAAGACCTCGGCCAGGCTCCGCCCTTCTACGCC encodes:
- a CDS encoding serine hydrolase, with the translated sequence MGNGSNGLSEAGLRRLREVLERHVESKKIPGLVALVGRGEETHVEAIGTMRHDGGAPMRRDTIFRMASTTKPVAVAATMVLLDECRLRLDDPIDQWLPELADRRVLKRPDSPLDDTVPARRPITVRDLLTSTCGLGLDTTAMGSPMMSAYFEQRVYGENGWMLPAVEPDEWMRRLGTLPLMYQPGERWLYNVSDDVLGVLVARVTGQSFEAFLRERIFDPLGMKDTGFHVPADKIHRLPPLYAPDPQTGEFTVEDQAEGGHHSKPPAFQSSGGGLDSTVDDYHAYFRMLLNHGKHGTERILSRPAVKLMTTNRLTPEQTAALQAWARSVVHLSHGQGQTGGWGFGMTVRTYRGDYAPIGQFGWDGGAGTTTYADPDNQLVGILLTQTGMSTPDSARAIQDFWTTLYQAIDD